The Streptomyces sp. NL15-2K genome contains a region encoding:
- a CDS encoding SRPBCC family protein, translating to MARRLRPVGIEFVETAPVRLVFAREISAAPHAVFRALAEDVPGWTEWFAAVTLARPLEDGARREIRLKGGTRFQETILAAEEPEVYAYRVDVTNAPGARALAEEWRLTPAATGTRVRWTFAADGTAPFRLLLTLARAGLGRAFRDAVTSLDRRLATQ from the coding sequence ATGGCTCGCCGTCTGCGCCCGGTGGGAATCGAGTTCGTCGAGACCGCGCCCGTACGGCTCGTGTTCGCGCGGGAGATCTCCGCGGCTCCCCATGCGGTCTTCCGCGCGCTGGCCGAGGACGTGCCCGGCTGGACCGAGTGGTTCGCTGCCGTGACGCTGGCCCGGCCGCTGGAGGACGGCGCCCGACGCGAGATCCGGCTCAAGGGCGGGACGCGGTTCCAGGAGACGATCCTCGCCGCCGAGGAACCCGAGGTGTACGCCTATCGCGTCGACGTGACCAACGCGCCGGGCGCCCGCGCGCTGGCCGAGGAGTGGCGGCTGACTCCGGCCGCCACCGGCACCCGGGTGCGGTGGACCTTCGCCGCCGACGGGACGGCGCCGTTCCGTCTCCTGCTGACCCTGGCCCGTGCGGGACTCGGGCGGGCCTTCCGGGACGCCGTCACCTCACTGGACCGGCGGCTGGCCACCCAGTAG
- a CDS encoding DeoR/GlpR family DNA-binding transcription regulator, giving the protein MSENQNLLAEQRRALILDEVRRRGGVRVNELTRKLGVSDMTVRRDLDALARQGVLEKVHGGAVPVVEASTHEPGFEAKSGLELTAKEDIARAAAELVAPGSAIALSGGTTTYALAHQLVDVPDLTVVTNSVRVADVFHAAQRTSGPRQGAATVVLTGGVRTPSDSLVGPVADQAIAALHFDMLFLGVHGISVEAGLSTPNLAEAETNRRLVQSARRVVVVADHTKWGTVGLSSFAALEQVDTLVTDAGLPAEARAEVAEHLRRLVVAGEPEEVQTGD; this is encoded by the coding sequence GTGAGCGAGAATCAGAACCTCCTCGCGGAGCAGCGGCGCGCCCTGATCCTGGACGAGGTCCGGCGCCGCGGCGGCGTCCGCGTCAACGAGCTCACTCGCAAGCTCGGCGTGTCGGACATGACCGTACGGCGCGACCTCGACGCGCTCGCCCGGCAGGGCGTGCTGGAGAAGGTGCACGGCGGCGCTGTCCCGGTGGTCGAGGCGAGTACGCACGAGCCGGGCTTCGAGGCCAAGTCGGGCCTGGAGCTGACCGCCAAGGAGGACATCGCGCGGGCCGCGGCGGAGCTGGTCGCGCCGGGCAGCGCGATCGCGCTGTCGGGCGGCACGACGACGTACGCGCTGGCGCACCAGCTGGTCGACGTGCCGGACCTGACCGTCGTCACCAACTCGGTGCGGGTGGCCGACGTCTTCCACGCGGCGCAGCGCACCTCCGGTCCCCGGCAGGGTGCGGCCACGGTGGTGCTGACGGGCGGGGTGCGCACCCCGTCCGACTCGTTGGTGGGGCCGGTGGCCGATCAGGCGATCGCGGCACTCCACTTCGACATGCTGTTCCTCGGGGTGCACGGGATATCGGTCGAGGCCGGCCTGTCGACGCCGAACCTCGCGGAGGCCGAGACCAACCGCCGCCTGGTGCAGTCGGCGCGGCGGGTCGTGGTGGTCGCCGACCACACCAAGTGGGGCACGGTGGGCTTGAGTTCGTTCGCGGCGCTGGAGCAGGTCGACACGCTGGTGACGGACGCCGGGTTGCCGGCCGAGGCGCGTGCGGAGGTGGCGGAGCACCTGCGGCGGCTGGTGGTGGCCGGTGAGCCCGAAGAGGTACAGACAGGTGACTGA
- a CDS encoding ABC transporter ATP-binding protein, translated as MTATTATVSTLPAARVVDAVKVYGTGDTAVRALDGVSVDFPVGRFTAIMGPSGSGKSTLMHCAAGLDTLTSGAAHIGDTELGALDDRRLTLLRRDRVGFVFQAFNLVPTLTVAENIRLPLDLAGTKGDPEWIEALIDVVGLRDRLHHRPSELSGGQQQRVAVARAFAGRPDVVFADEPTGNLDSRSGEEVLGLLGRAVRQTARTVVMVTHDPVAAAHADEVVFLADGRLVDRMDSPTADKVLDRLKAFEVPS; from the coding sequence ATGACCGCGACAACCGCCACCGTGAGCACGCTGCCGGCCGCCCGGGTCGTCGACGCCGTGAAGGTGTACGGCACCGGCGACACCGCCGTGAGGGCCCTGGACGGGGTGAGCGTCGACTTTCCGGTCGGACGCTTCACCGCGATCATGGGGCCCTCGGGCTCCGGCAAGTCCACCCTGATGCACTGCGCGGCCGGACTCGACACCCTCACCTCGGGCGCCGCCCACATCGGCGACACCGAACTGGGCGCCCTCGACGACCGCCGCCTGACCCTGCTGCGCCGCGATCGCGTCGGATTCGTGTTCCAGGCGTTCAACCTGGTACCGACGCTGACCGTCGCCGAGAACATCCGGCTGCCGCTCGACCTCGCCGGCACCAAGGGCGACCCGGAGTGGATCGAAGCGCTGATCGACGTGGTCGGCCTGCGCGACCGGCTCCACCACCGGCCCTCCGAGCTCTCCGGCGGCCAGCAGCAACGCGTCGCCGTGGCCCGGGCGTTCGCCGGCCGGCCGGACGTCGTCTTCGCCGACGAGCCGACCGGCAACCTCGACTCCCGCTCCGGCGAGGAGGTCCTCGGGCTGCTCGGCCGCGCCGTACGCCAGACGGCCCGCACGGTCGTCATGGTCACCCATGACCCGGTCGCCGCCGCCCACGCCGACGAGGTCGTCTTCCTCGCCGACGGACGCCTGGTCGACCGGATGGACTCCCCGACCGCCGACAAGGTCCTGGACCGCCTGAAAGCCTTCGAGGTGCCCTCATGA
- a CDS encoding ABC transporter permease, which yields MNASVRLSVSSLRAHKRRFAGTFLAVFLGVAFLAGTLVMGDTLRASFDTMFGNATSGTDAVVRSADDITTPGESQGVRQPVDTDLVKAVEQVPGVAAAAPNIEGAGQLVGAGGKPIGGQGPPTLAGNWITDQELNPYRLAEGRAPEKSGEVVVNRGTAERGDLKIGDTTTLRTPDPVKVTIVGLATFGGEDGMAQVTFTGMTRADAEKYLTARPGEAASIQVRAGPGVSEQELVDRLTPVLPKGVEAITGQESAEENTDMISSQFLSLFTTFLLVFSGVALLVATFSIHNTFAIVVAQRTRENALLRALGASRRQVTVTTLVEASAVAVIASVAGLAGGIGIAAGLQALFPAIGFPFPEGALVISALSLALPLVVGIVVCLGSALLPAVRAGRTAPLAALRETAVDQSGASRVRAVTGLGLAALAVAVTLTGVLVSPSIWLAGTGAVLALVSFVVLGPVASTSAVRVLGGPLDRLRGVTGGLARRNALRSPKRTAATASALMIGVAVVSLFTVFGASLKATMDQTVSRSFAGDVAVSTPSFGAGGSGLSPRLAGAVQQLPEVDTAVGLGRGVAEVDGKGRALTVTDPLALERTFDLGKIQGSLDTLGTDGLAVTEKEADKQGLKTGDQAHLTFTDGKRETFTVRAVYGQSELAGDYVITRAAWAPHRTQDSDTLVAVSFKDGVSTETGRAAVEKVADQYGNPEVQTRDEYAQSSAGGIDMMLTLVYALLALAVLIALLGIANTLTLAIHERTRELGLLRAVGQTRSQLRAMVRWESVLVAAFGTVGGLGLGAFLGWVLVKASDGASDSAFAFAMPPLQLAVVALVGLAAGALAGVRPARRAARLDVLRAIATE from the coding sequence ATGAACGCCTCCGTACGCCTGAGCGTGTCCTCCCTTCGCGCCCACAAGCGGCGCTTCGCCGGGACGTTCCTCGCGGTGTTCCTCGGCGTCGCCTTCCTCGCCGGGACGCTCGTCATGGGCGACACGCTGCGCGCCAGTTTCGACACCATGTTCGGCAACGCGACCAGCGGCACCGACGCCGTCGTCCGCAGCGCGGACGACATCACCACGCCGGGGGAGAGCCAGGGCGTGCGCCAGCCGGTCGACACCGACCTGGTGAAGGCCGTCGAACAGGTCCCCGGCGTCGCGGCCGCCGCGCCCAACATCGAGGGCGCGGGCCAGCTCGTGGGCGCGGGCGGCAAGCCCATCGGCGGCCAGGGCCCGCCCACCCTCGCCGGCAACTGGATCACCGACCAGGAACTCAACCCGTACCGGCTCGCCGAAGGCCGCGCCCCGGAGAAGTCCGGCGAGGTCGTCGTCAACCGCGGCACCGCCGAACGGGGCGACCTGAAGATCGGCGACACGACGACCCTGCGGACGCCCGACCCGGTCAAGGTGACGATCGTGGGCCTCGCGACCTTCGGCGGCGAGGACGGCATGGCCCAGGTGACCTTCACCGGCATGACCCGGGCCGACGCCGAGAAGTACCTCACGGCCCGGCCCGGGGAGGCGGCGAGCATCCAGGTGCGCGCCGGGCCCGGAGTGAGCGAGCAGGAACTGGTCGACCGGCTGACGCCCGTCCTGCCCAAGGGAGTCGAGGCCATCACCGGTCAGGAGTCGGCCGAGGAGAACACCGACATGATCTCCAGCCAGTTCCTGTCCCTCTTCACGACCTTCCTGCTCGTGTTCTCCGGCGTCGCCCTGCTGGTCGCGACCTTCTCCATCCACAACACCTTCGCGATCGTCGTGGCCCAACGCACCCGTGAGAACGCCCTGCTGCGGGCGCTCGGCGCCTCGCGTCGGCAGGTCACCGTCACCACTCTCGTCGAGGCGAGCGCCGTGGCCGTGATCGCCTCGGTGGCGGGCCTGGCAGGCGGCATCGGCATCGCCGCCGGACTGCAGGCACTCTTCCCTGCCATCGGATTCCCGTTCCCCGAAGGCGCCTTGGTGATCAGCGCCCTGTCCCTGGCGCTGCCGCTGGTGGTCGGCATCGTGGTCTGCCTCGGCTCCGCGCTGCTGCCCGCCGTGCGCGCCGGCCGCACCGCACCCCTGGCCGCACTGCGCGAGACGGCGGTCGACCAGTCCGGGGCCTCCCGCGTCCGCGCCGTCACGGGCCTGGGCCTCGCCGCCCTCGCGGTCGCCGTGACCCTCACCGGCGTCCTGGTGTCACCGTCCATCTGGCTGGCGGGAACGGGCGCGGTCCTGGCCCTGGTCTCCTTCGTGGTCCTGGGCCCGGTCGCCTCCACCTCGGCCGTACGTGTCCTCGGCGGCCCGCTCGACCGGCTGCGCGGCGTCACGGGCGGCCTCGCTCGGCGCAACGCCCTGCGCAGTCCGAAGCGGACGGCCGCGACCGCCAGCGCCCTGATGATCGGCGTGGCCGTGGTCTCGCTGTTCACGGTGTTCGGCGCCTCGCTGAAGGCGACCATGGACCAGACCGTGTCGCGTTCCTTCGCCGGCGACGTCGCCGTGAGCACCCCGTCGTTCGGCGCGGGCGGCAGCGGCCTGAGCCCTCGGCTCGCCGGAGCGGTCCAGCAACTGCCCGAGGTGGACACGGCCGTCGGACTCGGCCGCGGCGTCGCCGAGGTCGACGGCAAGGGACGGGCGCTGACCGTCACCGACCCGCTCGCACTGGAGCGCACCTTCGACCTCGGCAAGATCCAGGGCTCCCTGGACACTCTCGGCACCGACGGCCTCGCCGTCACCGAGAAGGAGGCCGACAAGCAGGGCCTGAAGACTGGTGACCAGGCGCACCTCACCTTCACCGACGGCAAGCGGGAGACCTTCACGGTCCGCGCGGTCTACGGCCAGTCCGAACTCGCCGGCGACTACGTCATCACCCGCGCCGCCTGGGCCCCGCACCGCACCCAGGACTCCGACACCCTCGTCGCCGTCTCCTTCAAGGACGGTGTGAGCACGGAGACAGGCAGGGCGGCGGTGGAGAAGGTGGCCGACCAATACGGCAACCCCGAGGTGCAGACCCGCGACGAGTACGCGCAGTCCTCGGCCGGCGGCATCGACATGATGCTCACGCTCGTCTACGCACTGCTCGCCCTCGCCGTGCTCATCGCGCTCCTCGGCATCGCCAACACCCTGACGCTGGCGATCCACGAGCGCACCCGCGAACTGGGCCTGCTCAGGGCCGTCGGCCAGACCCGGTCCCAACTGCGGGCCATGGTCCGCTGGGAGTCGGTCCTGGTCGCCGCCTTCGGCACGGTCGGCGGACTCGGCCTCGGCGCCTTCCTCGGCTGGGTGCTGGTGAAGGCCTCGGACGGCGCGAGCGACAGCGCGTTCGCCTTCGCGATGCCGCCCCTGCAACTCGCCGTGGTGGCGCTGGTGGGCCTCGCGGCGGGAGCCTTGGCGGGCGTGCGCCCGGCCCGGCGCGCGGCACGCTTGGATGTGCTGCGGGCGATCGCGACTGAGTAG
- a CDS encoding MOSC N-terminal beta barrel domain-containing protein → MGNPRLQSIHVHPVKAFRGLAPRQAVVEPWGLAGDRRWVLIDDGGKVVTQREHPRLALAAAELLPGGGVRLSAPGMDPLTVPVPRPAATVPVGIFRDKVDGVPAEGDAAHAWCSEYLGLGARLVHMDDPATRRPVDPEFALPGETVSFADGYPLLLTTAASLDALNSLIAQGRHAQEGPLPMNRFRPNVVVAGTAAWAEDDWSRVAIGEVTFRVAKMCGRCVVTTTGQATAERGKEPLHTLGRHRRIGGKLVFGQNLVPQSAGTIRVGDPVTVLD, encoded by the coding sequence ATGGGGAACCCGCGACTGCAGTCCATTCATGTCCATCCGGTCAAGGCGTTCCGGGGCCTGGCGCCCCGGCAGGCCGTCGTGGAGCCCTGGGGGCTGGCCGGAGACCGGCGCTGGGTGCTGATCGACGACGGGGGAAAGGTCGTCACACAACGCGAGCACCCGCGCCTCGCTCTTGCCGCCGCCGAGCTTCTGCCCGGCGGCGGTGTCCGGCTGTCCGCGCCCGGCATGGACCCTTTGACGGTGCCCGTTCCGCGGCCGGCCGCCACCGTGCCGGTGGGCATCTTCCGCGACAAGGTCGACGGCGTTCCGGCCGAGGGCGACGCCGCGCACGCGTGGTGCAGCGAGTATCTGGGGCTCGGCGCGCGCCTGGTCCACATGGACGACCCGGCCACGCGGCGGCCTGTCGACCCGGAGTTCGCGCTGCCGGGCGAGACGGTGTCGTTCGCCGACGGCTACCCGCTGCTGCTCACCACGGCGGCCTCGCTCGACGCCCTGAACTCCCTGATCGCCCAGGGCCGTCACGCGCAGGAGGGCCCCCTGCCCATGAACCGCTTCCGGCCCAACGTGGTCGTGGCGGGCACCGCCGCCTGGGCCGAGGACGACTGGTCACGCGTGGCCATCGGCGAGGTCACCTTCCGGGTCGCCAAGATGTGCGGCCGGTGCGTGGTCACCACGACCGGCCAGGCCACCGCCGAGCGCGGCAAGGAACCCCTGCACACCCTCGGACGGCACCGCCGCATCGGCGGCAAGCTCGTCTTCGGACAGAACCTGGTGCCCCAGTCCGCCGGCACGATCCGGGTCGGTGATCCGGTCACCGTCCTCGACTAG
- a CDS encoding right-handed parallel beta-helix repeat-containing protein, translating to MAQGTVQVTHTGTSRWRRRTGEYASLAAALEAAADGDVLTVAPGTYRENLVVQRAVTLRGPEGSPGSVRIAPMDGVPLTVCASAVVQDLHVEGQDAAAPALLVEEGTPELTDIRIVTRSAAGIEVRGGARPTVRRCTVDNPAGIGIAVLDGGGGVFEECEIVAAGQAGVAVRGGAHPRLERCRVHHASGVGLSATGENSALEAVGCEVYEVRGSGVQVTARATAHLTDCDVHRTTADGVTLDTDAVLTLADCRIHDIPENAVDLRSRSVLTLTRTTVRRFGRNGLSVWDPGTRVDANQCEIFDSTGDYPAVWVSDGATAVLDSCRVHDVPDALFVLDRGSRADVVDSDLSQVRNTAVSVSDGATAQLDDCRIRDAATGAWFRDHGSGGTLNNCTVDATQTGVIVTKGADPTIERCTVDSPAEAGFYVSAGGRGSFLNCRVTGSGGYGFHMIDGCRATLKKCRTERCARGGYEFADGGPDAASGAGPVVEDCTSDESAGVRRPAATETAVQTVGRSPGLLGSIPGQRSTEQEPLVVPAEPEQPTRNSKAVLGELDALVGLDSVKREVRALTDMIEVGRRRQQAGLKAASVKRHLVFTGSPGTGKTTVARLYGEILASLGVLEKGHLVEVSRVDLVGEHIGSTAIRTQEAFDKARGGVLFIDEAYALSPEDSGRDFGKEAIDTLVKLMEDHRDAVVVIVAGYTAEMERFLSVNPGVASRFSRTITFSDYGPEELLRIVEQQAEEHEYRLAPGATEALLKYFTAIPKGPAFGNGRTARQTFEAMVERHASRVAQFDDPSTDDLTLLYAEDLPALP from the coding sequence ATGGCACAGGGCACGGTCCAGGTGACGCACACCGGCACATCGAGGTGGCGGCGCCGCACGGGTGAGTACGCATCGCTCGCCGCCGCCCTGGAGGCCGCGGCCGACGGCGACGTCCTCACCGTCGCCCCCGGCACCTACCGGGAGAACCTCGTCGTACAGCGGGCGGTGACCCTGCGCGGCCCCGAGGGCTCACCCGGCTCCGTGCGGATCGCGCCCATGGACGGGGTGCCGCTGACCGTGTGCGCCTCGGCGGTGGTTCAAGACCTGCACGTGGAGGGCCAGGACGCGGCCGCGCCCGCCCTGCTCGTCGAGGAGGGCACACCGGAGCTCACGGACATCCGCATCGTCACACGGTCGGCGGCCGGGATCGAGGTGCGCGGCGGCGCGCGGCCGACCGTGCGGCGCTGCACCGTCGACAACCCGGCCGGCATCGGCATCGCCGTACTCGACGGCGGGGGCGGCGTGTTCGAGGAGTGCGAGATCGTCGCGGCCGGCCAGGCCGGCGTCGCCGTGCGCGGGGGCGCGCACCCCCGGCTGGAGCGCTGCCGGGTGCATCATGCCTCGGGCGTGGGACTGTCGGCGACCGGCGAGAACTCCGCGCTGGAAGCGGTGGGTTGCGAGGTCTACGAGGTCCGGGGCAGCGGCGTCCAGGTCACCGCCCGGGCCACCGCGCACCTCACCGACTGCGATGTGCACCGCACCACCGCCGACGGCGTCACGCTCGACACGGACGCGGTGCTGACGCTGGCCGACTGCCGTATCCACGACATCCCGGAGAACGCGGTCGACCTGCGCTCCCGTTCCGTCCTCACCCTGACCCGGACGACGGTGCGCCGGTTCGGGCGCAACGGCCTGTCGGTGTGGGATCCGGGCACGCGCGTGGACGCCAACCAGTGCGAGATCTTCGACAGCACGGGCGACTACCCGGCCGTCTGGGTCAGCGACGGCGCCACGGCCGTACTGGACTCCTGCCGGGTGCACGACGTGCCGGACGCCCTGTTCGTCCTCGACCGCGGCTCGCGCGCCGACGTCGTCGACAGCGACCTGTCGCAGGTGCGCAACACGGCGGTGTCGGTGAGCGACGGCGCCACCGCGCAGCTGGACGACTGCCGGATCCGGGACGCGGCGACGGGCGCCTGGTTCCGCGACCACGGCAGCGGCGGCACCCTCAACAACTGCACGGTGGACGCCACACAGACCGGCGTGATCGTCACCAAGGGCGCCGACCCGACGATAGAGCGCTGCACGGTCGACTCCCCCGCCGAAGCGGGCTTCTACGTCTCGGCGGGCGGCCGGGGCAGCTTCCTGAACTGCCGGGTGACGGGAAGCGGCGGTTACGGCTTCCATATGATCGACGGCTGCCGTGCGACGCTGAAGAAGTGCCGTACGGAGCGGTGCGCGCGCGGCGGGTACGAGTTCGCGGACGGCGGCCCGGACGCGGCGTCCGGGGCGGGCCCCGTGGTCGAGGACTGCACGAGCGACGAGAGCGCGGGCGTGCGCCGGCCGGCCGCGACGGAGACCGCCGTTCAGACGGTGGGCCGCTCCCCCGGCCTGCTGGGCTCGATTCCCGGTCAGCGCAGCACCGAGCAGGAGCCGCTGGTGGTGCCCGCGGAGCCGGAGCAGCCGACGCGGAACTCGAAGGCCGTGCTCGGTGAACTGGACGCGTTGGTGGGCCTGGACAGCGTCAAGCGCGAGGTGCGGGCGCTCACCGACATGATCGAGGTCGGCCGGCGCCGGCAGCAGGCGGGCCTGAAGGCGGCGTCGGTCAAGCGCCATTTGGTCTTCACAGGCTCCCCCGGCACCGGCAAGACGACGGTCGCCCGTCTCTACGGCGAGATCCTCGCCTCCCTCGGTGTTCTGGAGAAGGGCCATCTCGTCGAGGTCTCCCGGGTCGACCTGGTGGGCGAGCACATCGGTTCCACGGCGATCCGCACCCAGGAGGCCTTCGACAAGGCGCGCGGCGGTGTGCTGTTCATCGACGAGGCGTACGCGCTGTCGCCGGAGGATTCGGGCCGCGACTTCGGCAAGGAGGCCATCGACACGCTGGTGAAGCTGATGGAGGACCACCGGGACGCGGTCGTGGTGATCGTCGCGGGCTACACGGCCGAGATGGAACGGTTCCTTTCGGTCAACCCGGGTGTCGCCTCCCGCTTCTCCCGGACCATCACCTTCAGCGACTACGGCCCGGAGGAACTGCTGCGGATCGTGGAACAGCAGGCCGAGGAGCACGAATACCGGCTGGCGCCTGGCGCGACGGAGGCCCTGCTGAAGTACTTCACGGCGATCCCCAAGGGACCGGCCTTCGGCAACGGCCGCACCGCCCGGCAGACCTTCGAGGCGATGGTGGAGCGGCACGCGAGCCGTGTCGCCCAGTTCGACGACCCGAGCACCGACGACCTGACGCTGCTCTACGCGGAGGATCTGCCGGCGCTGCCGTGA
- a CDS encoding PLP-dependent cysteine synthase family protein, whose amino-acid sequence MSTPQRTRTGETLDVDHTDAVYRGWLKEAVRKVQADANRSADTHLLRFPLPEKWGIDLYLKDESTHPTGSLKHRLARSLFLYGLCNGWIRPGRPVIEASSGSTAVSEAYFAKLIGVPFIAVMPRTTSAEKIRLIEFHGGQCHYVDDPRTMYEESSRLAADTGGHYMDQFTYAERATDWRGNNNIAESIFRQLRLERFPEPAWIVATAGTGGTSATLARYVHYTQHDTRVCVADPENSCFFEGWTTGDPDVTCDWGSRIEGIGRPRMEPSFVPGAIDRMMKVPDAASVAAVRALEQAIGRRAGGSTGTGLWSALKIVAEMVAEGRQGSVVTLLCDPGDRYLDKYYSDTWLAEQGLDITPYTAAIASLLETGVWPD is encoded by the coding sequence GTGAGTACGCCCCAAAGAACCCGGACCGGCGAAACCCTCGACGTCGACCACACTGACGCCGTCTACCGCGGCTGGCTGAAAGAAGCCGTCCGCAAGGTCCAGGCCGACGCCAACCGCTCGGCCGACACGCATCTGCTCCGCTTCCCGCTGCCGGAGAAATGGGGCATCGACCTGTATCTGAAGGACGAGTCGACCCATCCCACCGGCAGCCTCAAGCACCGCCTCGCCCGCTCGCTGTTCCTCTACGGCCTGTGCAATGGCTGGATCCGGCCCGGCCGCCCGGTGATCGAAGCGTCCAGCGGCTCGACGGCCGTGTCCGAGGCGTACTTCGCCAAGCTGATCGGCGTCCCCTTCATCGCCGTCATGCCGCGCACGACGAGCGCCGAGAAGATCCGCCTGATCGAGTTCCATGGCGGGCAGTGCCACTACGTCGACGACCCCCGCACGATGTACGAGGAGTCGTCCCGCCTCGCGGCGGACACCGGCGGCCACTACATGGACCAGTTCACCTACGCCGAACGGGCCACGGACTGGCGCGGCAACAACAACATCGCCGAGTCGATCTTCCGCCAACTGCGTCTGGAGCGCTTCCCGGAGCCCGCGTGGATCGTCGCCACGGCCGGCACCGGCGGCACCTCCGCGACCCTCGCGCGCTACGTCCACTACACGCAGCACGACACCCGGGTCTGTGTCGCCGATCCGGAGAACTCGTGTTTCTTCGAGGGCTGGACCACCGGCGATCCGGACGTCACCTGCGACTGGGGCTCGCGCATAGAGGGCATCGGCCGCCCCCGCATGGAGCCGAGCTTCGTGCCCGGCGCGATCGACCGGATGATGAAGGTCCCGGACGCGGCCAGCGTCGCCGCCGTACGGGCCCTGGAGCAGGCCATCGGCCGCAGGGCGGGCGGGTCCACGGGCACCGGGCTGTGGAGCGCGCTGAAGATCGTCGCCGAGATGGTGGCCGAAGGGCGGCAGGGGAGTGTGGTGACGCTGCTGTGCGACCCGGGCGACCGTTACCTGGACAAGTACTACTCGGACACCTGGCTCGCCGAACAGGGCCTGGACATCACGCCGTACACGGCGGCGATCGCCTCCCTGCTGGAGACGGGCGTCTGGCCGGACTGA
- a CDS encoding DUF6643 family protein, translating to MTSPRSTYGGGYYSASFPDTPIYDKLVAERGTPQIAPIRVPAAYDTPGSHLPALPSALPALPAGPSQPSYGYPQAQQPAPLQQAPAAYIPQQAAAPRGYPGAQPQQPRPAGPGMGTGYEAMRPAAPRPQQTPYQEPYNNQQYRGY from the coding sequence ATGACCTCCCCCCGCTCCACTTATGGCGGCGGCTACTACTCCGCCTCCTTCCCGGACACTCCGATCTACGACAAGCTCGTGGCCGAGCGGGGCACCCCGCAGATCGCCCCGATCCGGGTCCCCGCCGCGTACGACACGCCGGGCAGCCACCTGCCCGCGCTGCCGTCGGCACTGCCCGCCCTGCCGGCGGGCCCGTCCCAGCCCTCGTACGGCTATCCGCAGGCCCAGCAGCCCGCCCCGCTGCAGCAGGCGCCCGCGGCGTACATCCCGCAGCAGGCCGCCGCGCCGCGCGGTTACCCCGGTGCGCAGCCGCAGCAGCCTCGGCCCGCGGGCCCCGGCATGGGCACGGGCTACGAGGCGATGCGCCCCGCGGCTCCCCGGCCCCAGCAGACTCCGTACCAGGAGCCCTACAACAACCAGCAGTACCGCGGGTACTGA
- a CDS encoding ATP-binding protein: MISHPSRHCTVELQALPSRIGQVRRIVSAQLRYWHLDPLIDRAALGVTELLTNVHRHAQPDKTCTVEIELLLDRLMVSVRDHDPRLPVVADIKDTKDADALATCGRGLAMVAAVSESWGVRPDGESGKVVWFTLPTPSSTRAGAARPLRRTVAEKPAHRFAKVEHAVDLRRPEPAPARSAVAG; the protein is encoded by the coding sequence GTGATCAGTCACCCAAGCAGGCACTGCACGGTGGAGCTCCAAGCCCTGCCGTCGCGGATCGGCCAGGTCCGCAGAATCGTATCGGCGCAGTTGCGCTACTGGCATCTGGATCCCCTCATAGACCGGGCCGCGCTCGGTGTGACAGAGCTGTTGACCAACGTCCACCGGCATGCCCAGCCCGACAAGACGTGCACCGTGGAGATCGAGCTGCTGCTCGACCGGCTCATGGTCTCGGTGCGCGACCACGACCCGCGTCTGCCGGTCGTGGCCGACATCAAGGACACCAAGGACGCCGACGCGCTCGCCACCTGCGGGCGCGGGCTCGCCATGGTCGCCGCGGTCAGCGAGAGCTGGGGCGTGCGGCCGGACGGCGAGTCCGGCAAGGTCGTGTGGTTCACCCTGCCCACGCCCTCGTCCACGCGGGCGGGTGCGGCGCGCCCGCTGCGGCGCACGGTCGCGGAGAAGCCCGCGCACCGGTTCGCGAAGGTCGAGCACGCGGTCGACCTGCGCAGGCCCGAACCCGCTCCCGCCCGGTCGGCCGTTGCCGGCTGA